Below is a window of Deltaproteobacteria bacterium DNA.
TTGCTCTTCGCGACGCACTCGTCCTTCGTGCCGCTCTCCGCCATCGCGGCCCCCGCGAGACACAGGGCTGCCGCGATCCCAACGACGGCCAACGTGAATTTCCGCATTCTTCGCCCTCCCGGATCGGTCTTTCGATCTGTAGTTGACGAACGAATCCCCGCTCCCGATTTCCCCCGGACCTCCTCTACCGGATAATGTACCAGAGGATCCGGGAAACGCGTCATCGAGCGGGCGATATTTCCGCATCCCGGCGTTCGATCCGGGCGAAACCGAACGATCCCATCCATTTCAGGATCGTCCCCGGTGACGTCCTTTCGTAACGATTCCGTACATCCGTTCGCCTTTTGCCTTCCGGCAGTACGGAATCGCTTCGGATTCATTTAAAATTCCGCGCGTTTTAAAAACGTTTATCGATAGAACGGTAAAGGGGTTCCGGACCGAACGCTCTTGCAACCGCGAACCGTTGCCGAATTCCGGCCGTTCGCATCCCCCCCCGGCACAGTGGTTGCGGACGGTTTCCACACCATGGCCCCCTGCCCGGGGGACGATGCCGCCATCGACGGAGGATGCATGAAAAAGTCTGTTCCCATCGTCGCGCTCCTCGCCTCCCTCTTCGCACCGCACCCTCTTTCCGCGGCCGGGGATTCCGCCGCGGCCGGGGCTATGGTTCGCCTGTACGGATCCCCGGTGGTGATGGAAAAGGTGTTCGAACCGGCCCGGGACGGCCTTCGCGACTCCCTCGGCGTCGGGCTGTTCCTGGCCGGGATCGGCGAGGCGAACGGGCTGGAGTCGCTGATCAACGGCGAGTGCGAGGCCGCGATGCTGTCATCGCCTCTCGAGGACGCGGTGGCGGAAATGACGCGGTACGGAAGGAGGGAGATCCCGACGGACCTCCGGCGGCACCCCGTCGCGTCGGAACGGGTCTGGGTCATCGTGAATCCGTCGAACCCGGTACGTTCCATCTCCCTCCGGGATCTCGAAGGGATCTACCGCGGCCGGATCACGAACTGGCGGGAACTCGGGGGCCCGGACCTCCGGATCGTGCCGGTGCAGCCTCCGTCCGGCACGGCCGCCCGAAAGACGCTGATCCGCGACCTCCTTGCGGGGAACCCGGACGCGATACGGGGGATCGAAACGCAAGGCGCGAAGGACACGGCGAATTACGTCCGGTTTCTCGACGGCGCGATCGGTGCGATGCCGATCCCGGACCTCCCGCCGAACTACATGAAATTCCGGATCGTGGAAACGGGGGAGATCCGGTACGGCCTGTACCTGGTCACGCGGGGCGCACCCTCGCCGGAGCTGGGCAGGGTCCTGGATTTCCTCAACGCGGACGC
It encodes the following:
- a CDS encoding substrate-binding domain-containing protein, producing the protein MKKSVPIVALLASLFAPHPLSAAGDSAAAGAMVRLYGSPVVMEKVFEPARDGLRDSLGVGLFLAGIGEANGLESLINGECEAAMLSSPLEDAVAEMTRYGRREIPTDLRRHPVASERVWVIVNPSNPVRSISLRDLEGIYRGRITNWRELGGPDLRIVPVQPPSGTAARKTLIRDLLAGNPDAIRGIETQGAKDTANYVRFLDGAIGAMPIPDLPPNYMKFRIVETGEIRYGLYLVTRGAPSPELGRVLDFLNADAERTSRN